The following proteins come from a genomic window of Halorussus halophilus:
- a CDS encoding DUF7528 family protein, translating into MTADGDSVTLTVGEDCHELTRAEADELRTALGEALTERREFLQTVGQHRDDGSYVVERKRANSSGHRKVFESFDALRRLYERLPDEFTAEEVGQTGLSGGRRHMLVHHFAEHPAFDCELARRQPLTGKKTTRESGGTSGTE; encoded by the coding sequence CTGACTGCCGACGGCGACAGCGTCACGCTGACAGTCGGCGAAGACTGCCACGAACTCACCAGAGCCGAAGCCGACGAGTTACGGACGGCGCTGGGCGAAGCACTGACCGAGCGCCGAGAGTTCTTGCAGACGGTCGGTCAGCACCGCGACGACGGGAGTTACGTCGTCGAGCGCAAGCGCGCGAACTCCTCGGGCCACCGGAAAGTGTTCGAGAGTTTCGACGCGCTCCGACGACTCTACGAACGACTGCCCGATGAGTTCACCGCCGAGGAGGTCGGCCAAACTGGTCTCAGCGGCGGTCGTCGTCACATGCTCGTTCACCACTTCGCCGAACATCCGGCCTTCGACTGCGAACTGGCGCGGCGGCAGCCGTTGACCGGGAAGAAGACTACCAGAGAGTCGGGAGGGACCTCTGGGACGGAGTAG
- a CDS encoding lamin tail domain-containing protein, whose protein sequence is MTDCTSTASVNLPDQRVERGRVTVESATLTAGGFVFLTTDTDASLRPILGHSNYLEAGAYDDVRIELDERIEDSRRLVAVVLDDASGDEFPDFDGSDEVSRACDERVTDVARVCPARDCSGPPRLALVAVHEDASGDERANLDDEFVVFENPGCSPLDLTGYVIWFGDYGQWFQFPDGFSLASTERVVVRTDDAAHDDNEDPALGDHDTLVVGSDEPILNNDGDRLVVRNADGETVLEREYA, encoded by the coding sequence GTGACCGACTGCACTTCGACGGCTTCGGTGAATCTCCCCGACCAGCGGGTCGAACGAGGGCGCGTAACCGTCGAGAGCGCGACGCTCACAGCGGGTGGCTTCGTCTTCCTCACGACGGATACCGACGCCTCGCTCCGACCGATTCTGGGCCATTCGAACTACCTCGAAGCCGGTGCGTACGACGACGTTCGAATCGAACTGGACGAACGCATAGAGGACTCTCGCCGACTCGTCGCCGTCGTGTTGGACGACGCCAGCGGTGACGAATTCCCGGATTTCGACGGTTCCGACGAGGTGTCTCGCGCGTGCGACGAGCGAGTCACCGACGTCGCTCGCGTCTGCCCTGCGCGCGACTGTTCCGGCCCGCCGAGACTGGCGCTCGTGGCCGTCCACGAGGACGCCTCTGGCGACGAACGGGCGAACCTCGACGACGAGTTCGTCGTCTTCGAGAATCCGGGCTGTTCGCCGCTCGACCTGACAGGATACGTCATCTGGTTCGGCGATTACGGCCAGTGGTTCCAGTTTCCGGACGGCTTCTCGTTGGCTTCGACCGAACGCGTCGTTGTCCGAACAGACGACGCGGCACACGACGACAACGAGGACCCGGCACTCGGCGACCACGACACGCTCGTCGTCGGTTCCGACGAACCCATACTGAACAACGACGGCGACAGACTGGTCGTTCGTAACGCGGACGGCGAGACTGTCCTCGAACGCGAGTACGCGTAG